A genomic window from Peromyscus maniculatus bairdii isolate BWxNUB_F1_BW_parent chromosome 1, HU_Pman_BW_mat_3.1, whole genome shotgun sequence includes:
- the LOC121826025 gene encoding leukocyte immunoglobulin-like receptor subfamily A member 6: protein MSTVTSALSGTYRCYGSQDSSPYLLSHGSDPVELTVSGSFGASSLPPSRPIPTDASEIQDHTVENLIRMGFAVMILIVLGILVIEAWGSQKQAQRAAEK from the exons ATGAGTACTGTGACCTCTGCCCTCTCAGGCACCTACAGGTGCTATGGATCTCAAGACTCATCTCCCTACCTCTTGTCACATGGCAGTGACCCTGTGGAGCTCACTGTCTCAG GATCCTTTGGAGCCTCCAGCCTGCCACCCTCAAGGCCCATTCCAACAGATG CCTCAGAGATCCAGGATCACACAGTGGAGAATCTCATCAGGATGGGGTTTGCTGTCATGATCCTCATAGTCCTTGGGATTCTGGTAATTGAGGCTTGGGGCAGCCAGAAGCAGGCCCAACGTGCAGCTGAGAAGTaa